The nucleotide sequence GGGCCGTTCGAGCCGCATCCTGGTCATCGGCCACGTCACCCGCGACCTGCTCGACGGCTAGGGCCGAACGGTACTCCTGGAAGCGCCAGAACTGGTTCGACTACGCGGCGCAGGACCTGAGCTGGAAACTAGCAAAGGGGCTTACGGTCCAGCGTCAACTCGAGGGCCTTGGAGGTCGGCGTGGTAGAGAGTCCACCGAGTGCCGTGCAGCACAATTCCCGCGGCATCGCCCTTCCGACCTCATCCATTGCCGCGATGACCTCGTCGAGCGGAATCAGGTGCTGGTACCCGGCGAGCGCCATGTTGGCGCTATTGACGGCATTGCTCGCGGCCATCGCGTTCTTGCCCAGGCAGGGAGCCTCGACCCGGTTGGCGATGGGATCGCAGGTCAAGCCGAACATATTCTGAAGAGCGACCGAGGCCGCGCACAGGGCCGCCGCCGGATTGCCCCCCATCATCTCGGTCAGTCCAGCCGCTGCCATGCCCGAGGCGGACCCGCATTCGGCCATACAGCCGCCGAGCTCCGCCGAGAAGGTCGCCCCCTCGGCGATGAAGATACCGATCAAGCCAGATGCGAGAAGGCCCTGAACCAGCTTCTCTTCCGGCCATTCATGG is from bacterium and encodes:
- a CDS encoding serine dehydratase, producing the protein FERAEEQSQLVRGSVQNRMIRYVTAIMESKAGMEVIVASPTAGSCAALPGALLAVGDGHEWPEEKLVQGLLASGLIGIFIAEGATFSAELGGCMAECGSASGMAAAGLTEMMGGNPAAALCAASVALQNMFGLTCDPIANRVEAPCLGKNAMAASNAVNSANMALAGYQHLIPLDEVIAAMDEVGRAMPRELCCTALGGLSTTPTSKALELTLDRKPLC